A window of the Linepithema humile isolate Giens D197 chromosome 4, Lhum_UNIL_v1.0, whole genome shotgun sequence genome harbors these coding sequences:
- the LOC105673424 gene encoding zinc finger protein 76-like isoform X1, translating into MSAQDADSLDCTAGQEEINLPEILFQTNPDILECLSVMVNQDAENNIGQQVQELILDDQLLGTMVTTITLSDGTQAFVTNNLIDIDPDFKTQTLQTTLRNGDTILLRGLSELGDGKTLQLELDSSALVQTEDMATEDVENTYSQVEFINGTAYMVAGHVDVGESVWEIKDGKLKKKESKILINKLSDAKIRYPCPRDGCSKVYSTPHHLKVHERSHTGQRPYRCTHPKCKKSFSTGYSLKAHLRTHTGEKPYKCTTETCNKSFKTSGDLLKHVRTHTGERPFVCPFEGCGRSFTTSNIRKVHVRTHTGERPYKCTQPTCGKAFASATNYKNHIRIHSGEKPYVCSIENCGRRFTEYSSLYKHHLVHTSQRPFECPLCSRRYRQSSTLLMHKRTAHALIDSDDNNDVSLQDSLEPSSQNKNKKKNTKENHKQLGKDKQSQASKIIDDANDKESQILLVGDSSQIAALQKIDLDENFDDPSIDTPFEGLNIKIEDIEFDWN; encoded by the exons ATGTCGGCACAAGATGCAGATTCTCTGGACTGCACTGCGGGTCAGGAGGAGATAAACTTGCCTGAG ATTTTGTTTCAGACCAATCCAGATATTCTGGAGTGTCTCTCAGTCATGGTCAATCAGGATGCTGAGAATAACATTGGCCAACAAGTACAAGAACTTATATTGGATGATCAACTACTTGGCACAATGGTGACCACGATTACATTGTCTGATGGAACTCAAGCTTTTGTTACCAATAATCTCATTGACATTG atCCAGACTTCAAGACACAAACACTGCAAACAACACTTAGAAATGGAGACACCATACTATTGCGAGGATTGTCGGAACTCGGCGATGGCAAAACTCTTCAATTGGAATTAGATTCATCTGCCCTTGTACAAACTGAAGACATGGCTACCGAAGATGtagaaaatacatattctCAAGTAGAATTTATCAATGGCACAGCTTATATGGTAGCAGGCCATGTGGATGTTGGCGAAAGTGTATGGGAAATCAAAGATGGAAAGTTAAAGAAGAAAGAATCCAAGAttttaatcaacaaattatCCGATGCAAAAATTAGATATCCTTGCCCCAGAGATGGATGTTCAAAGGTTTACAGCACGCCTCACCATCTTaag GTCCATGAACGTTCACATACCGGTCAGAGGCCGTACAGATGTACACATCCAAAGTGTAAGAAGAGCTTTTCGACAGGATACAGTTTGAAAGCTCACTTGCGAACGCATACCGGTGAGAAACCATATAAGTGTACAACCGAAACGTGTAACAAGAGTTTCAAAACATCGGGCGATCTACTGAAACACGTGAGAACTCACACAGGTGAACGTCCTTTTGTATGTCCGTTCGAGGGTTGCGGCCGATCATTTACTACAAGTAATATCAGAAAG GTTCATGTAAGGACACATACTGGTGAACGACCATATAAATGTACACAGCCAACATGCGGCAAAGCGTTCGCCAGCGCGACAAATTACAAAAACCACATACGAATACACTCTGGTGAGAAGCCTTATGTTTGCTCCATAGAAAACTGCGGTAGAAGGTTTACCGAGTACTCTAGTCTGTATAAACATCACCTA gtgCATACATCACAACGCCCATTCGAATGCCCACTGTGCTCTAGAAGGTATCGCCAAAGTAGTACTCTATTGATGCACAAAAGAACAGCTCACGCATTGATTGATAGTGATGATAATAACGATGTATCTTTACAAGATTCTCTTGAACCTTCTagtcagaataaaaataaaaaaaagaataccaAAGAGAAT caCAAGCAATTAGGAAAAGACAAACAGAGCCAGGCTTCTAAAATAATTGACGATGCGAATGATAAAGAATCACAAATTTTGTTGGTAGGAGATTCTTCTCAAATTGCTGCATTACAG aaaattgatCTGGACGAAAATTTCGACGATCCCAGTATTGATACACCGTTCGaaggattaaatataaagattgaGGATATAGAATTTGATTGGAACTAG
- the Ork1 gene encoding uncharacterized protein Ork1 isoform X2 — protein sequence MSKKQWLVLLMLFLMYLLLGAFIFYQIERDIEHEKLETARKERKEINDLLEKHYVPSDNYTEILNKLSEYCGKSVHKPGNETEHNQWTFYNSFYFAYTVVSTIGYGNLAPTNTLSRILMIFYGLVGIPMNGILLTQLGQDSNGNGPFFIMYQIFLIFWISFGLGYIVMIMTFIARGMRSKKIIRLEHKLAMNLKHTQSKIWNEFNKEVDYLRRVFNELQLSKVKRVYVDEYDYDVPPAKLPRSNSFPDLRDLAIGGFVDDFTPHPRRRANSEVVPMFELTRVVSETDLQRIDKNATFAAHAMVQPAELLARLVNILGYIPPRDDWDQNEDQSKQADIQSDTQSKSIDSGLNNSESNWKIGSERFLFAKPRSRAASETGYTTRNNSVNQNTEWTWSGPVTSHTKEMMTNDTVSSSKENSGKPYRKFPSLALPITAPKNFFPKWRKQFTSKRTSDVGSEKTVEMTNGSERSYQRANSISPIDPPPAYLDETKDDSRAYYTHTGGNLSSYLEGNNLLEETSLADFLRALTALHTRVGTVPDEYVAKPKRKMGTACLTPPKLPSLFTLFSQNATGSESAAQSLQNTVSDQSQSYQSSRRMSLRAADNNYSGTTTPTSYIRRESVAVKPRRFSLRPVVSTMNPLAPPNYGSPRLSLRVSRRTDDRNRQEPYVSMEPYISTSPKEPLVNMEGPPGISSPIKQSTGGRRFSIRPVQLSGQSSPASTKSTPTPLHTPKPLPKWKAGMLQRQISQMHLRRRARAFSLGDVHSDRREKSTAAPLSPLAMDNSKKSVDVGRTSGSNQKTVTIMSPKEERRMTQDKHQEHSAMGDAASNTHKPSSSAFEQKLIDFNDALSKIVQSGMQETNVDVKEHPLKTEKRDTHVCVIDNLYEAQTAKPSSSTSSGSSFESEKEKPSVPIDFYKPQLQVTIEKPAINPFEQYRAMTRSNRKDDVDLEEVRVDKLREKKD from the exons ATGTCCAAGAAGCAATGGCTAGTTTTGCTGATGTTGTTCTTGATGTACTTATTGTTGGGCGCTTTTATCTTCTATCAAATCGAGAGAGATATCGAACACGAGAAGCTCGAGACGGCTAGGAAAGAACGCAAAGAGATCAACG ATTTACTCGAGAAGCACTATGTGCCCAGTGACAACTACACTGAGATCCTGAATAAGCTCAGCGAATACTGCGGTAAGTCGGTCCACAAACCGGGGAACGAAACCGAGCACAACCAATGGACCTTCTACAACAGCTTTTACTTCGCCTATACGGTCGTCAGCACTATCG GATACGGCAATCTGGCGCCGACAAACACGCTTAGTCGCATCTTAATGATCTTCTATGGTCTAGTGGGCATCCCGATGAATGGGATTTTGCTGACACAACTCG GTCAGGATTCGAACGGGAACGGCCCGTTTTTCATCATGTATCAGATATTCCTGATCTTTTGGATCTCCTTCGGACTGGGCTACATCGTCATGATAATGACGTTCATTGCTCGTGGTATGCGCAGCAAAAAGATCATAAGGCTCGAACACAAACTGGCGATGAATCTCAAACACACGCAGAGCAAGATTTGGAACGAGTTCAACAAAGAGGTCGACTACCTGCGTCGCGTTTTCAACGAGTTGCAGCTCTCTAAAGTTAAA AGAGTATACGTTGACGAGTACGATTATGATGTACCGCCGGCGAAACTGCCGCGCAGCAACAGTTTCCCGGACCTCCGAGATTTGGCGATCGGTGGATTTGTGGATGATTTCACGCCGCATCCGCGACGACGAGCTAACAGTGAAGTGGTGCCGATG TTTGAACTGACACGTGTGGTGTCCGAGACGGATCTTCAAAGGATAGACAAAAATGCAACGTTCGCTGCGCACGCCATGGTGCAACCGGCGGAGCTCCTGGCACGCTTGGTGAATATTCTCGGTTACATCCCACCGCGGGATGACTGGGACCAGAACGAGGATCAGTCGAAGCAAGCTGACATTCAAAGCGACACGCAGAGCAAATCGATAGACTCGGGCCTGAACAATAGCGAGTCCAATTGGAAAATCGGCAGTGAGAGGTTCCTGTTCGCCAAGCCTCGATCCAGGGCAGCCAGCGAGACGGGTTACACGACGAGGAACAACTCCGTCAATCAGAACACCGAATGGACGTGGTCCGGCCCGGTGACTTCGCACACCAAGGAGATGATGACGAACGACACGGTTTCGTCCTCGAAGGAGAACAGCGGTAAGCCGTACAGGAAGTTCCCGTCGCTCGCTCTGCCGATCACCGCGCCCAAGAACTTCTTCCCCAAATGGCGAAAGCAGTTCACGAGCAAGAGGACGTCGGACGTCGGTTCCGAGAAAACGGTCGAGATGACGAACGGCAGCGAGAGGAGCTATCAGCGGGCCAATTCGATCAGTCCGATCGATCCACCGCCCGCGTACCTGGACGAAACGAAGGACGACTCGAGGGCGTACTACACGCACACAGGCGGCAATTTGTCGAGCTATCTGGAGGGTAACAATCTGCTGGAGGAAACGAGCCTGGCGGACTTCCTTCGAGCGCTGACCGCGCTTCACACGCGGGTAGGAACCGTCCCGGACGAATACGTCGCGAAACCGAAGCGTAAAATGGGAACGGCCTGTCTGACTCCGCCGAAGCTGCCCAGTCTCTTCACCCTCTTCTCGCAGAACGCGACCGGTTCGGAGTCGGCGGCTCAGAGCCTGCAGAACACTGTTTCGGATCAGTCGCAGTCGTATCAATCGAGCAGAAGAATGTCTCTTAGAGCGGCTGACAATAATTATTCCGGCACCACCACCCCTACGTCGTATATCAGGAGGGAGAGTGTCGCTGTAAAGCCCAGACGATTCTCTCTCAGACCGGTCGTAAGCACAATGAATCCTCTCGCACCGCCTAATTACGGATCACCGCGACTATCG CTGCGAGTCTCCCGGAGGACGGACGATCGAAACCGCCAGGAGCCTTACGTCTCGATGGAGCCCTACATTTCCACGTCGCCGAAGGAACCGCTTGTGAACATGGAGGGACCACCGGGAATATCGTCGCCGATCAAGCAGTCAACCGGCGGTCGACGTTTTTCCATAAGACCCGTTCAACTTAGCGGTCAATCGAGTCCGGCTAGCACCAAGTCCACGCCGACGCCGTTGCACACGCCGAAGCCACTGCCGAAGTGGAAGGCGGGGATGCTGCAGCGGCAGATCAGTCAAATGCATTTGCGTCGTCGCGCCCGGGCGTTCAGCCTCGGCGACGTTCATTCCGACAGGCGCGAAAAGAGCACCGCCGCTCCTCTCAGTCCCCTCGCCATGGACAACTCCAAGAAATCCGTCGACGTCGGTAGAACGAGCGGCTCAAACCAGAAAACGGTGACCATCATGTCGCCGAAAGAGGAGAGGAGGATGACTCAGGACAAGCATCAGGAGCATTCCGCGATGGGAGACGCAGCTTCAAATACTCACAAACCATCGTCTTCCGCATTCGAACAGAAATTGATAGACTTCAACGACGCGTTGAGTAAGATAGTTCAAAGCGGAATGCAGGAGACGAATGTGGACGTGAAGGAACATCCGCTTAAAACGGAGAAGCGCGACACACATGTATGCGTGATTGACAATTTGTACGAGGCGCAAACGGCAAAGCCTTCTTCTTCAACGAGCAGCGGCAGTTCCTTTGAATCGGAAAAAGAGAAGCCCAGTGTGCCGATAGACTTTTACAAGCCGCAGCTGCAAGTGACAATTGAGAAGCCGGCGATCAATCCTTTCGAGCAATACAGAGCTATGACGAGATCTAATCGAAAAGACGACGTAGACTTGGAGGAAGTAAGAGTTGACAAGCTTCGCGAGAAGAAAGATTAA
- the LOC105673424 gene encoding zinc finger protein 76-like isoform X3 — translation MPFPSPDPDFKTQTLQTTLRNGDTILLRGLSELGDGKTLQLELDSSALVQTEDMATEDVENTYSQVEFINGTAYMVAGHVDVGESVWEIKDGKLKKKESKILINKLSDAKIRYPCPRDGCSKVYSTPHHLKVHERSHTGQRPYRCTHPKCKKSFSTGYSLKAHLRTHTGEKPYKCTTETCNKSFKTSGDLLKHVRTHTGERPFVCPFEGCGRSFTTSNIRKVHVRTHTGERPYKCTQPTCGKAFASATNYKNHIRIHSGEKPYVCSIENCGRRFTEYSSLYKHHLVHTSQRPFECPLCSRRYRQSSTLLMHKRTAHALIDSDDNNDVSLQDSLEPSSQNKNKKKNTKENHKQLGKDKQSQASKIIDDANDKESQILLVGDSSQIAALQKIDLDENFDDPSIDTPFEGLNIKIEDIEFDWN, via the exons ATGCCTTTTCCTTCACCAG atCCAGACTTCAAGACACAAACACTGCAAACAACACTTAGAAATGGAGACACCATACTATTGCGAGGATTGTCGGAACTCGGCGATGGCAAAACTCTTCAATTGGAATTAGATTCATCTGCCCTTGTACAAACTGAAGACATGGCTACCGAAGATGtagaaaatacatattctCAAGTAGAATTTATCAATGGCACAGCTTATATGGTAGCAGGCCATGTGGATGTTGGCGAAAGTGTATGGGAAATCAAAGATGGAAAGTTAAAGAAGAAAGAATCCAAGAttttaatcaacaaattatCCGATGCAAAAATTAGATATCCTTGCCCCAGAGATGGATGTTCAAAGGTTTACAGCACGCCTCACCATCTTaag GTCCATGAACGTTCACATACCGGTCAGAGGCCGTACAGATGTACACATCCAAAGTGTAAGAAGAGCTTTTCGACAGGATACAGTTTGAAAGCTCACTTGCGAACGCATACCGGTGAGAAACCATATAAGTGTACAACCGAAACGTGTAACAAGAGTTTCAAAACATCGGGCGATCTACTGAAACACGTGAGAACTCACACAGGTGAACGTCCTTTTGTATGTCCGTTCGAGGGTTGCGGCCGATCATTTACTACAAGTAATATCAGAAAG GTTCATGTAAGGACACATACTGGTGAACGACCATATAAATGTACACAGCCAACATGCGGCAAAGCGTTCGCCAGCGCGACAAATTACAAAAACCACATACGAATACACTCTGGTGAGAAGCCTTATGTTTGCTCCATAGAAAACTGCGGTAGAAGGTTTACCGAGTACTCTAGTCTGTATAAACATCACCTA gtgCATACATCACAACGCCCATTCGAATGCCCACTGTGCTCTAGAAGGTATCGCCAAAGTAGTACTCTATTGATGCACAAAAGAACAGCTCACGCATTGATTGATAGTGATGATAATAACGATGTATCTTTACAAGATTCTCTTGAACCTTCTagtcagaataaaaataaaaaaaagaataccaAAGAGAAT caCAAGCAATTAGGAAAAGACAAACAGAGCCAGGCTTCTAAAATAATTGACGATGCGAATGATAAAGAATCACAAATTTTGTTGGTAGGAGATTCTTCTCAAATTGCTGCATTACAG aaaattgatCTGGACGAAAATTTCGACGATCCCAGTATTGATACACCGTTCGaaggattaaatataaagattgaGGATATAGAATTTGATTGGAACTAG
- the Ork1 gene encoding uncharacterized protein Ork1 isoform X1: MSKKQWLVLLMLFLMYLLLGAFIFYQIERDIEHEKLETARKERKEINDLLEKHYVPSDNYTEILNKLSEYCGKSVHKPGNETEHNQWTFYNSFYFAYTVVSTIGYGNLAPTNTLSRILMIFYGLVGIPMNGILLTQLGEFFSHAFIKAHQKYKSYKHGQSSSDYCDKKPSPFETCKVWLRLAAQIFMYLTPGFVMFIFFPAFLFMHYEGWTYDESVYYAFVTLTTIGFGDLVAGQDSNGNGPFFIMYQIFLIFWISFGLGYIVMIMTFIARGMRSKKIIRLEHKLAMNLKHTQSKIWNEFNKEVDYLRRVFNELQLSKVKRVYVDEYDYDVPPAKLPRSNSFPDLRDLAIGGFVDDFTPHPRRRANSEVVPMFELTRVVSETDLQRIDKNATFAAHAMVQPAELLARLVNILGYIPPRDDWDQNEDQSKQADIQSDTQSKSIDSGLNNSESNWKIGSERFLFAKPRSRAASETGYTTRNNSVNQNTEWTWSGPVTSHTKEMMTNDTVSSSKENSGKPYRKFPSLALPITAPKNFFPKWRKQFTSKRTSDVGSEKTVEMTNGSERSYQRANSISPIDPPPAYLDETKDDSRAYYTHTGGNLSSYLEGNNLLEETSLADFLRALTALHTRVGTVPDEYVAKPKRKMGTACLTPPKLPSLFTLFSQNATGSESAAQSLQNTVSDQSQSYQSSRRMSLRAADNNYSGTTTPTSYIRRESVAVKPRRFSLRPVVSTMNPLAPPNYGSPRLSLRVSRRTDDRNRQEPYVSMEPYISTSPKEPLVNMEGPPGISSPIKQSTGGRRFSIRPVQLSGQSSPASTKSTPTPLHTPKPLPKWKAGMLQRQISQMHLRRRARAFSLGDVHSDRREKSTAAPLSPLAMDNSKKSVDVGRTSGSNQKTVTIMSPKEERRMTQDKHQEHSAMGDAASNTHKPSSSAFEQKLIDFNDALSKIVQSGMQETNVDVKEHPLKTEKRDTHVCVIDNLYEAQTAKPSSSTSSGSSFESEKEKPSVPIDFYKPQLQVTIEKPAINPFEQYRAMTRSNRKDDVDLEEVRVDKLREKKD; this comes from the exons ATGTCCAAGAAGCAATGGCTAGTTTTGCTGATGTTGTTCTTGATGTACTTATTGTTGGGCGCTTTTATCTTCTATCAAATCGAGAGAGATATCGAACACGAGAAGCTCGAGACGGCTAGGAAAGAACGCAAAGAGATCAACG ATTTACTCGAGAAGCACTATGTGCCCAGTGACAACTACACTGAGATCCTGAATAAGCTCAGCGAATACTGCGGTAAGTCGGTCCACAAACCGGGGAACGAAACCGAGCACAACCAATGGACCTTCTACAACAGCTTTTACTTCGCCTATACGGTCGTCAGCACTATCG GATACGGCAATCTGGCGCCGACAAACACGCTTAGTCGCATCTTAATGATCTTCTATGGTCTAGTGGGCATCCCGATGAATGGGATTTTGCTGACACAACTCGGTGAGTTCTTCAGTCATGCGTTCATCAAGGCCCATCAGAAATATAAGTCCTATAAGCACGGTCAATCGTCGTCCGATTATTGCGACAAGAAGCCCTCGCCGTTCGAGACGTGCAAGGTCTGGCTGCGTCTGGCTGCGCAGATCTTCATGTACCTGACGCCCGGCTTCGTCATGTTCATCTTCTTCCCTGCGTTCCTGTTCATGCATTACGAGGGCTGGACTTACGACGAGTCAGTCTATTACGCTTTCGTCACGCTCACGACCATCGGTTTTGGTGATCTCGTGGCGG GTCAGGATTCGAACGGGAACGGCCCGTTTTTCATCATGTATCAGATATTCCTGATCTTTTGGATCTCCTTCGGACTGGGCTACATCGTCATGATAATGACGTTCATTGCTCGTGGTATGCGCAGCAAAAAGATCATAAGGCTCGAACACAAACTGGCGATGAATCTCAAACACACGCAGAGCAAGATTTGGAACGAGTTCAACAAAGAGGTCGACTACCTGCGTCGCGTTTTCAACGAGTTGCAGCTCTCTAAAGTTAAA AGAGTATACGTTGACGAGTACGATTATGATGTACCGCCGGCGAAACTGCCGCGCAGCAACAGTTTCCCGGACCTCCGAGATTTGGCGATCGGTGGATTTGTGGATGATTTCACGCCGCATCCGCGACGACGAGCTAACAGTGAAGTGGTGCCGATG TTTGAACTGACACGTGTGGTGTCCGAGACGGATCTTCAAAGGATAGACAAAAATGCAACGTTCGCTGCGCACGCCATGGTGCAACCGGCGGAGCTCCTGGCACGCTTGGTGAATATTCTCGGTTACATCCCACCGCGGGATGACTGGGACCAGAACGAGGATCAGTCGAAGCAAGCTGACATTCAAAGCGACACGCAGAGCAAATCGATAGACTCGGGCCTGAACAATAGCGAGTCCAATTGGAAAATCGGCAGTGAGAGGTTCCTGTTCGCCAAGCCTCGATCCAGGGCAGCCAGCGAGACGGGTTACACGACGAGGAACAACTCCGTCAATCAGAACACCGAATGGACGTGGTCCGGCCCGGTGACTTCGCACACCAAGGAGATGATGACGAACGACACGGTTTCGTCCTCGAAGGAGAACAGCGGTAAGCCGTACAGGAAGTTCCCGTCGCTCGCTCTGCCGATCACCGCGCCCAAGAACTTCTTCCCCAAATGGCGAAAGCAGTTCACGAGCAAGAGGACGTCGGACGTCGGTTCCGAGAAAACGGTCGAGATGACGAACGGCAGCGAGAGGAGCTATCAGCGGGCCAATTCGATCAGTCCGATCGATCCACCGCCCGCGTACCTGGACGAAACGAAGGACGACTCGAGGGCGTACTACACGCACACAGGCGGCAATTTGTCGAGCTATCTGGAGGGTAACAATCTGCTGGAGGAAACGAGCCTGGCGGACTTCCTTCGAGCGCTGACCGCGCTTCACACGCGGGTAGGAACCGTCCCGGACGAATACGTCGCGAAACCGAAGCGTAAAATGGGAACGGCCTGTCTGACTCCGCCGAAGCTGCCCAGTCTCTTCACCCTCTTCTCGCAGAACGCGACCGGTTCGGAGTCGGCGGCTCAGAGCCTGCAGAACACTGTTTCGGATCAGTCGCAGTCGTATCAATCGAGCAGAAGAATGTCTCTTAGAGCGGCTGACAATAATTATTCCGGCACCACCACCCCTACGTCGTATATCAGGAGGGAGAGTGTCGCTGTAAAGCCCAGACGATTCTCTCTCAGACCGGTCGTAAGCACAATGAATCCTCTCGCACCGCCTAATTACGGATCACCGCGACTATCG CTGCGAGTCTCCCGGAGGACGGACGATCGAAACCGCCAGGAGCCTTACGTCTCGATGGAGCCCTACATTTCCACGTCGCCGAAGGAACCGCTTGTGAACATGGAGGGACCACCGGGAATATCGTCGCCGATCAAGCAGTCAACCGGCGGTCGACGTTTTTCCATAAGACCCGTTCAACTTAGCGGTCAATCGAGTCCGGCTAGCACCAAGTCCACGCCGACGCCGTTGCACACGCCGAAGCCACTGCCGAAGTGGAAGGCGGGGATGCTGCAGCGGCAGATCAGTCAAATGCATTTGCGTCGTCGCGCCCGGGCGTTCAGCCTCGGCGACGTTCATTCCGACAGGCGCGAAAAGAGCACCGCCGCTCCTCTCAGTCCCCTCGCCATGGACAACTCCAAGAAATCCGTCGACGTCGGTAGAACGAGCGGCTCAAACCAGAAAACGGTGACCATCATGTCGCCGAAAGAGGAGAGGAGGATGACTCAGGACAAGCATCAGGAGCATTCCGCGATGGGAGACGCAGCTTCAAATACTCACAAACCATCGTCTTCCGCATTCGAACAGAAATTGATAGACTTCAACGACGCGTTGAGTAAGATAGTTCAAAGCGGAATGCAGGAGACGAATGTGGACGTGAAGGAACATCCGCTTAAAACGGAGAAGCGCGACACACATGTATGCGTGATTGACAATTTGTACGAGGCGCAAACGGCAAAGCCTTCTTCTTCAACGAGCAGCGGCAGTTCCTTTGAATCGGAAAAAGAGAAGCCCAGTGTGCCGATAGACTTTTACAAGCCGCAGCTGCAAGTGACAATTGAGAAGCCGGCGATCAATCCTTTCGAGCAATACAGAGCTATGACGAGATCTAATCGAAAAGACGACGTAGACTTGGAGGAAGTAAGAGTTGACAAGCTTCGCGAGAAGAAAGATTAA
- the LOC105673424 gene encoding zinc finger protein 76-like isoform X2 produces the protein MSAQDADSLDCTAGQEEINLPETNPDILECLSVMVNQDAENNIGQQVQELILDDQLLGTMVTTITLSDGTQAFVTNNLIDIDPDFKTQTLQTTLRNGDTILLRGLSELGDGKTLQLELDSSALVQTEDMATEDVENTYSQVEFINGTAYMVAGHVDVGESVWEIKDGKLKKKESKILINKLSDAKIRYPCPRDGCSKVYSTPHHLKVHERSHTGQRPYRCTHPKCKKSFSTGYSLKAHLRTHTGEKPYKCTTETCNKSFKTSGDLLKHVRTHTGERPFVCPFEGCGRSFTTSNIRKVHVRTHTGERPYKCTQPTCGKAFASATNYKNHIRIHSGEKPYVCSIENCGRRFTEYSSLYKHHLVHTSQRPFECPLCSRRYRQSSTLLMHKRTAHALIDSDDNNDVSLQDSLEPSSQNKNKKKNTKENHKQLGKDKQSQASKIIDDANDKESQILLVGDSSQIAALQKIDLDENFDDPSIDTPFEGLNIKIEDIEFDWN, from the exons ATGTCGGCACAAGATGCAGATTCTCTGGACTGCACTGCGGGTCAGGAGGAGATAAACTTGCCTGAG ACCAATCCAGATATTCTGGAGTGTCTCTCAGTCATGGTCAATCAGGATGCTGAGAATAACATTGGCCAACAAGTACAAGAACTTATATTGGATGATCAACTACTTGGCACAATGGTGACCACGATTACATTGTCTGATGGAACTCAAGCTTTTGTTACCAATAATCTCATTGACATTG atCCAGACTTCAAGACACAAACACTGCAAACAACACTTAGAAATGGAGACACCATACTATTGCGAGGATTGTCGGAACTCGGCGATGGCAAAACTCTTCAATTGGAATTAGATTCATCTGCCCTTGTACAAACTGAAGACATGGCTACCGAAGATGtagaaaatacatattctCAAGTAGAATTTATCAATGGCACAGCTTATATGGTAGCAGGCCATGTGGATGTTGGCGAAAGTGTATGGGAAATCAAAGATGGAAAGTTAAAGAAGAAAGAATCCAAGAttttaatcaacaaattatCCGATGCAAAAATTAGATATCCTTGCCCCAGAGATGGATGTTCAAAGGTTTACAGCACGCCTCACCATCTTaag GTCCATGAACGTTCACATACCGGTCAGAGGCCGTACAGATGTACACATCCAAAGTGTAAGAAGAGCTTTTCGACAGGATACAGTTTGAAAGCTCACTTGCGAACGCATACCGGTGAGAAACCATATAAGTGTACAACCGAAACGTGTAACAAGAGTTTCAAAACATCGGGCGATCTACTGAAACACGTGAGAACTCACACAGGTGAACGTCCTTTTGTATGTCCGTTCGAGGGTTGCGGCCGATCATTTACTACAAGTAATATCAGAAAG GTTCATGTAAGGACACATACTGGTGAACGACCATATAAATGTACACAGCCAACATGCGGCAAAGCGTTCGCCAGCGCGACAAATTACAAAAACCACATACGAATACACTCTGGTGAGAAGCCTTATGTTTGCTCCATAGAAAACTGCGGTAGAAGGTTTACCGAGTACTCTAGTCTGTATAAACATCACCTA gtgCATACATCACAACGCCCATTCGAATGCCCACTGTGCTCTAGAAGGTATCGCCAAAGTAGTACTCTATTGATGCACAAAAGAACAGCTCACGCATTGATTGATAGTGATGATAATAACGATGTATCTTTACAAGATTCTCTTGAACCTTCTagtcagaataaaaataaaaaaaagaataccaAAGAGAAT caCAAGCAATTAGGAAAAGACAAACAGAGCCAGGCTTCTAAAATAATTGACGATGCGAATGATAAAGAATCACAAATTTTGTTGGTAGGAGATTCTTCTCAAATTGCTGCATTACAG aaaattgatCTGGACGAAAATTTCGACGATCCCAGTATTGATACACCGTTCGaaggattaaatataaagattgaGGATATAGAATTTGATTGGAACTAG
- the LOC105673428 gene encoding uncharacterized protein, protein MTATVVLLLLTVTVAYSLPLANVHVKFVSPPNVYEHSITTDGDQTLAQNSFISIGRRSATKRIKNNDYGHRTNLRQNHLQHAIPVTNSGSAEALWPVGVFLPPVDVNDLGYSWHETQRELPNFYKSSGRDPYLLTGREAMTAVKYLYSLGELFFDNYPHTKALLRNQEERRRNGLHGHVLSSLNPRSPFYRKGASRN, encoded by the exons ATGACG gcAACAGTGGTGTTATTGCTTCTCACGGTTACAGTAGCTTATTCTCTGCCGCTCGCCAATGTGCACGTGAAATTCGTGTCGCCTCCCAATGTGTACGAGCACAGCATTACGACAGATG GCGATCAAACGCTAGCGCAAAACTCATTCATCTCGATTGGCCGAAGAAGCGCAACGAAGCGTATCAAGAATAACG ATTACGGTCATAGAACGAATTTGCGGCAAAATCACTTACAACATGCGATACCAGTAACGAATTCCGGAAGCGCCGAAGCTCTTTGGCCAGTTGGCGTTTTCTTGCCGCCAGTTGATGTCAATGATCTCGGATATAGTTGGCACGAGACGCAGCGCGAGCTTCCCAATTTCTACAAATCGTCAG GACGAGATCCGTATTTATTAACTGGTCGTGAAGCAATGACGGCTGTCAAATATCTTTACAGCCTAGGCGAATTATTCTTCGACAATTACCCGCACACGAAAGCACTGTTGCGAAATCAGGAAGAGAGGAGACGAAACGGTCTGCACGGACATGTTCTGAGCAGTCTAAATCCCAGATCTCCGTTTTACAGGAAAGGTGCCAGTCGTAATTAA